A DNA window from Stutzerimonas stutzeri contains the following coding sequences:
- a CDS encoding bifunctional prephenate dehydrogenase/3-phosphoshikimate 1-carboxyvinyltransferase has translation MNHVRHGQQSAPIVNRLVVVGLGLIGGSFAKGLREARLCREVVGFDLDARARELAVELGVVDRCADTLAEACHGADVIQLATPILALEKLLAELASIELGDAVITDVGSAKGNVVRCACNVFGSMPSRFVPGHPIAGSELSGVTAANSTLFRRHKVILTPLESTDPQALALVSKLWSALGADVEHMEVAHHDEVLAATSHLPHLLAFGLVDSLAKRHENLEIFRYAAGGFRDFTRIAGSDPVMWHDIFLANREAVLHTLDDFRADLDALRAAVDEGDGHRLLGVFTRAKAAREHFSKILARRAYVDVMHSNDLVFLANPGGSLTGHLRVPGDKSISHRSIMLGSLAEGTTEVEGFLEGEDALATIQAFRDMGVVIEGPQQGRVTVHGVGLHGLKAPPGPIYLGNSGTSMRLLSGLLAAQPFDTTLTGDASLSKRPMNRVAKPLREMGAVIETAPEGRPPLIIRGGQRLSGMHYEMPMASAQVKSCLLLAGLYAAGQTSVTEPAPTRDHTERMLRGFGYPVTVKGSTALVEPGHKLQAAHIEVPADISSAAFFMVAASIAQGSEIVLEHVGVNPTRTGVIDILKLMGGDISLENLREVGGEPVADIRVRGAQLKGIDIPEDLVPLAIDEFPVLFVAAACADGRTTLRGAEELRVKESDRIQVMADGLQTLGVKAEPTPDGIVIEGGAIGSGEVWAHGDHRIAMAFSVAALRASGPIRIHDCANVATSFPNFLALAQRAGMHVHSEGDS, from the coding sequence GTGAATCACGTTCGTCACGGCCAGCAGTCTGCGCCTATTGTGAATCGCCTAGTGGTGGTCGGTCTCGGGCTGATCGGCGGCTCGTTCGCCAAGGGTCTGCGTGAGGCTCGTCTCTGTCGCGAGGTGGTCGGCTTCGATCTCGATGCACGTGCGCGTGAGCTGGCGGTCGAGCTGGGCGTGGTGGATCGCTGCGCCGATACACTCGCCGAGGCTTGTCATGGGGCTGATGTGATTCAGCTTGCTACGCCTATCCTTGCGCTGGAAAAGCTACTCGCCGAGCTGGCGAGCATTGAGCTCGGTGATGCAGTGATCACCGACGTCGGCAGCGCCAAGGGCAATGTCGTGCGGTGCGCGTGTAACGTATTCGGCAGTATGCCGTCGCGGTTCGTGCCTGGTCATCCCATTGCGGGCTCGGAGCTCAGTGGTGTGACGGCGGCTAATAGCACGCTGTTTCGGCGACACAAGGTGATCCTGACGCCGCTGGAGAGTACCGATCCGCAAGCGCTCGCGCTGGTGAGCAAACTCTGGTCGGCGCTTGGTGCGGATGTAGAGCATATGGAGGTAGCGCATCACGATGAGGTACTGGCTGCCACCAGTCATCTACCGCATCTACTGGCCTTCGGTCTGGTTGATTCGCTCGCCAAGCGCCATGAAAATCTCGAGATATTCCGTTATGCGGCGGGTGGCTTTCGCGATTTCACCCGTATCGCTGGTAGCGATCCGGTGATGTGGCACGACATCTTTCTCGCCAATCGCGAAGCTGTGCTGCATACCCTGGATGATTTTCGTGCCGACCTCGACGCGCTGCGCGCCGCGGTCGATGAAGGGGACGGGCACAGGCTGTTGGGCGTATTTACCCGCGCCAAGGCTGCCCGGGAACATTTCAGTAAAATACTGGCTCGCCGAGCCTATGTGGACGTTATGCATTCCAATGACCTCGTTTTCCTCGCCAACCCCGGCGGCAGCCTGACTGGCCATCTGCGTGTTCCGGGCGACAAATCCATTTCCCACCGTTCGATCATGCTTGGCTCATTGGCCGAAGGCACGACTGAAGTCGAGGGTTTTCTCGAGGGAGAGGATGCCTTGGCTACCATTCAGGCGTTCCGTGATATGGGCGTCGTCATTGAAGGCCCGCAGCAGGGTCGTGTGACCGTTCACGGTGTGGGTCTGCATGGCCTCAAGGCTCCGCCTGGTCCGATCTACTTGGGCAACTCCGGGACCTCCATGCGGCTGCTGTCCGGCTTGCTCGCTGCGCAGCCATTCGATACGACGCTGACCGGTGACGCATCCTTGTCCAAGCGTCCGATGAATCGTGTTGCCAAGCCGCTGCGCGAAATGGGTGCGGTGATCGAGACGGCCCCGGAAGGGCGGCCTCCGCTGATCATTCGAGGCGGCCAGCGTCTGTCTGGAATGCATTACGAGATGCCGATGGCCAGCGCTCAGGTCAAGTCCTGCCTGCTCTTGGCTGGCCTGTACGCTGCCGGCCAAACCTCTGTGACCGAGCCGGCCCCGACGCGCGACCATACTGAACGCATGCTGCGCGGCTTCGGCTATCCGGTAACCGTCAAGGGTAGTACCGCGCTCGTCGAGCCTGGACACAAGCTGCAAGCTGCTCATATCGAAGTGCCGGCAGATATTTCCTCGGCGGCTTTCTTCATGGTTGCAGCGAGCATCGCTCAAGGCTCGGAGATCGTGCTCGAGCACGTTGGGGTGAATCCGACCCGCACCGGTGTAATCGACATCCTCAAACTGATGGGCGGAGATATCTCTCTTGAGAATCTCCGTGAAGTGGGCGGCGAGCCGGTGGCGGACATCCGTGTGCGAGGCGCACAGCTCAAGGGCATCGACATTCCCGAGGACCTGGTGCCGCTGGCAATTGATGAATTCCCTGTGCTCTTCGTGGCAGCGGCCTGCGCCGATGGCCGTACCACGCTGCGTGGCGCCGAGGAGTTGCGTGTGAAGGAATCAGACCGAATCCAGGTCATGGCTGACGGCTTGCAGACACTTGGCGTCAAGGCTGAACCGACCCCCGACGGAATTGTCATCGAAGGAGGTGCGATTGGCTCCGGTGAGGTCTGGGCTCATGGCGACCATCGCATAGCCATGGCCTTCAGTGTGGCAGCGCTACGCGCGAGCGGTCCGATCCGCATCCATGACTGCGCCAATGTGGCGACAT